Proteins from one Cellulosilyticum lentocellum DSM 5427 genomic window:
- a CDS encoding dihydrofolate reductase, translating into MICLIAAVSKNNQIGLHNQMPWHIPEDLAYFREVTSGHTVIMGRKTFESIGKPLPHRTNMVLTTNPNFSAEGVVVLHSLNEALELCKTTTEAVFVIGGGEIYKAFLPFAEYLYITLIDEVVEGDTCFPDYQKDFQLIKSTCSKSQTSTGHYFFFTLWKRIGH; encoded by the coding sequence TTGATTTGTTTAATCGCAGCTGTTAGTAAAAATAATCAAATTGGACTTCACAATCAAATGCCTTGGCATATTCCTGAAGACCTAGCTTATTTTCGTGAAGTAACAAGTGGGCATACTGTTATCATGGGAAGAAAGACCTTCGAAAGCATAGGTAAACCTCTCCCCCATAGAACCAATATGGTTTTAACTACAAACCCTAACTTCTCTGCGGAGGGTGTTGTTGTTTTGCATAGCTTAAATGAAGCATTAGAGTTATGCAAAACAACAACAGAAGCAGTTTTTGTAATTGGTGGTGGTGAAATTTATAAAGCCTTTTTACCTTTCGCAGAATATTTATACATTACTTTAATTGATGAAGTTGTTGAGGGTGATACTTGCTTTCCCGATTATCAAAAAGATTTTCAATTGATAAAATCCACTTGTAGTAAGTCGCAAACATCTACTGGTCATTATTTTTTCTTTACTCTTTGGAAAAGAATAGGTCATTAA
- the thyX gene encoding FAD-dependent thymidylate synthase has product METKLNVVILSHTPEFEQNIVRGARLCYSSADIEELRDQITPESAERFLNMILEIGHGSILEHSSITFGIEGVSRSLTHQLVRHRIGCSYSQKSQRYVSEGQFEYVIPKPIAKYDRLKADYIKMMEKLQEDYNHITLSLLVEQIKEQAATGKVTEEVNSTIANGIEGEALVEILKASDKKLYSKLEKIAIENARYVLPNACETKIQVTMNVRALFNFFKERLCDRAQEEIRDMAYEMWLACMEIAPTIFKYAVPTCVHGKCKEGKMTCGKMLYYKEKHGKIIKKYEK; this is encoded by the coding sequence GTGGAAACTAAATTAAATGTAGTCATATTAAGTCATACACCAGAGTTTGAACAAAATATAGTAAGAGGAGCTAGACTTTGCTATAGTTCAGCGGATATAGAAGAATTAAGAGACCAAATTACACCAGAAAGTGCAGAAAGATTTTTAAATATGATTTTAGAAATCGGGCATGGTTCCATTCTAGAGCATAGTAGCATTACCTTTGGAATTGAAGGTGTAAGTCGTTCCTTAACGCATCAATTAGTACGTCATAGAATAGGTTGTAGCTATTCTCAGAAATCACAACGTTATGTAAGTGAAGGACAGTTTGAGTATGTTATTCCAAAGCCAATAGCTAAATATGATCGCTTAAAAGCTGACTATATTAAGATGATGGAGAAATTGCAAGAGGACTATAATCATATCACCCTTAGTTTGTTAGTGGAACAAATCAAAGAACAAGCAGCAACTGGTAAAGTAACGGAAGAAGTGAACTCAACTATAGCAAATGGTATAGAGGGAGAAGCTCTAGTGGAGATTCTCAAGGCTAGTGATAAAAAACTCTATTCAAAGCTTGAAAAGATTGCTATAGAAAATGCACGTTATGTGCTCCCAAATGCATGTGAAACAAAAATTCAAGTAACAATGAATGTTAGAGCACTTTTTAATTTCTTTAAAGAAAGACTATGTGATAGAGCACAAGAAGAAATTAGAGATATGGCCTATGAAATGTGGTTAGCTTGTATGGAAATTGCTCCAACTATATTCAAGTATGCAGTCCCTACCTGCGTTCATGGCAAATGTAAAGAAGGTAAGATGACTTGTGGTAAGATGCTTTATTATAAAGAAAAGCATGGTAAAATTATTAAAAAATATGAGAAATAA
- the trhA gene encoding PAQR family membrane homeostasis protein TrhA produces MKQYLREPVNALTHLFGAVLSLIGTIFLLNLTDISLSTTAIVSIIIFGMSLVALYTTSGIYHLVHTTDAILLKLKKLDHSMIFVLIAGSYTPFCMLSLTGAWKWSIIITIWSLAIIGIILKVCWINMPRWLSTGFYIGMGWIALFALKPLYASLSLGGFIYLLLGGLMYTIGGIIYGCKKPNISPNFGFHEIFHIFVMLGSACHYWAILRYVL; encoded by the coding sequence ATGAAACAATATTTACGAGAACCAGTTAATGCCTTAACTCATTTATTCGGTGCTGTACTTTCATTAATTGGCACAATCTTTTTACTTAACCTTACTGATATTTCTCTTAGCACTACAGCTATTGTTTCAATTATTATATTTGGCATGAGCTTAGTTGCTCTCTATACAACTAGTGGCATCTACCACTTAGTCCACACCACTGATGCGATTTTGCTTAAACTAAAAAAATTGGATCATTCTATGATTTTTGTTTTAATTGCTGGTTCTTATACCCCATTTTGTATGCTCTCATTAACAGGTGCTTGGAAATGGAGTATTATTATTACTATCTGGAGTCTTGCAATCATTGGTATCATCTTAAAGGTATGTTGGATTAATATGCCTAGATGGCTTTCTACCGGCTTTTACATTGGTATGGGGTGGATTGCTCTTTTTGCACTTAAACCACTGTATGCTTCACTTTCTTTAGGTGGCTTTATCTATTTGCTACTAGGAGGATTAATGTACACCATTGGTGGTATCATTTATGGCTGCAAGAAACCTAATATTTCACCTAACTTTGGCTTTCACGAAATTTTTCATATCTTTGTTATGTTAGGTAGTGCCTGCCACTACTGGGCTATTCTTAGATATGTCCTTTAA
- the cspD gene encoding cold-shock protein CspD: MTGKVKWFNAEKGFGFIEREGGDDVFVHFTAIQGDGFKTLEEGQEVNFDIVEGNRGPQAANVTKA; encoded by the coding sequence ATGACAGGTAAAGTTAAATGGTTTAACGCAGAAAAAGGTTTTGGATTTATCGAAAGAGAAGGTGGAGATGATGTATTCGTACACTTCACAGCTATCCAAGGCGACGGTTTCAAAACATTAGAAGAAGGTCAAGAAGTTAACTTCGATATCGTTGAAGGTAACAGAGGACCACAAGCTGCTAACGTTACAAAAGCATAG
- the gltA gene encoding NADPH-dependent glutamate synthase has translation MANMSPKKLEMPVQDPTVRNGNFEEVALGYTLEMAQEEASRCLNCKNSPCVSGCPVNVNIPGFITEIQKGDFEKAYEVIHESSSLPAVCGRVCPQETQCEAKCVRGIKTESVGIGRLERFVADYHMTNSKEEVKVPESNGHKVAIVGAGPAGLTCAGDLAKKGYKVTVFEALHLAGGVLVYGIPEFRLPKAIVQKEIDTLKAMGVEVLTNMVIGKVISIDELFEDGFEAIFVGSGAGLPNFMNIPGENLKGVYSANEFLTRVNLMKAYKEGSDTPIHNSKNVAVFGGGNVAMDAARCAKRLGAENVYIVYRRGEEEMPARREEVEHAKEEGIIFKNLTNPVQILGEAGWVTGVECVEMELGEPDESGRRSPIVKEGSNFVLDIDCAIMAIGTSPNPLIRSTTKGLETNRRGCIITEEETGLTTREGVYAGGDAVTGAATVILAMGAGKKAAAAMDEYIQSK, from the coding sequence ATGGCAAACATGAGCCCTAAAAAATTAGAAATGCCAGTGCAAGATCCTACAGTGAGAAATGGGAACTTTGAGGAAGTTGCATTAGGTTATACTTTAGAAATGGCACAGGAAGAAGCTAGCCGCTGCTTAAATTGTAAAAATTCACCTTGTGTAAGTGGCTGCCCTGTAAATGTTAATATACCAGGCTTTATTACTGAAATTCAAAAAGGTGATTTTGAAAAAGCTTATGAAGTGATTCATGAATCTAGTAGTTTACCAGCTGTGTGTGGTAGAGTTTGTCCTCAAGAAACACAATGTGAAGCTAAATGTGTAAGGGGTATTAAAACAGAAAGTGTTGGTATTGGCCGCCTTGAACGTTTTGTAGCGGATTATCATATGACTAATAGCAAAGAAGAAGTAAAAGTACCAGAGTCAAATGGACACAAAGTAGCGATTGTAGGTGCTGGCCCTGCAGGACTTACTTGTGCAGGGGATCTAGCTAAAAAGGGCTATAAAGTAACAGTATTTGAAGCACTTCATCTAGCTGGTGGTGTACTTGTATATGGTATTCCAGAATTTAGACTTCCAAAAGCTATTGTACAAAAGGAAATTGATACTTTAAAGGCTATGGGAGTAGAAGTGCTTACTAATATGGTAATTGGTAAAGTTATTTCTATCGATGAACTTTTCGAAGATGGCTTTGAGGCAATTTTTGTAGGCTCAGGTGCAGGTCTTCCTAACTTTATGAATATCCCAGGAGAAAATCTAAAAGGGGTATATTCAGCTAATGAATTCTTAACACGTGTTAACCTGATGAAAGCTTATAAAGAAGGAAGTGACACACCTATACATAATAGTAAGAATGTAGCTGTATTTGGTGGTGGTAATGTAGCAATGGATGCTGCAAGATGTGCTAAGCGTCTTGGGGCAGAAAACGTATATATTGTGTATCGTCGCGGTGAAGAAGAAATGCCGGCAAGAAGAGAAGAAGTAGAGCATGCTAAAGAAGAAGGCATTATCTTTAAAAATCTTACTAACCCAGTACAAATCCTAGGTGAAGCAGGTTGGGTAACAGGTGTTGAATGTGTAGAAATGGAATTAGGTGAACCAGATGAATCAGGAAGAAGAAGTCCTATTGTAAAAGAAGGTTCTAACTTTGTATTAGACATCGATTGTGCCATTATGGCCATTGGTACAAGTCCTAATCCTCTTATTAGAAGTACTACAAAAGGCCTTGAAACCAATAGACGTGGCTGCATTATTACAGAAGAAGAAACTGGCTTAACCACTAGAGAAGGTGTATACGCTGGTGGAGATGCAGTAACAGGTGCAGCAACAGTTATTCTGGCCATGGGTGCAGGTAAAAAAGCAGCAGCAGCAATGGATGAATACATTCAATCGAAATAA
- a CDS encoding methyl-accepting chemotaxis protein, with amino-acid sequence MKFRLNLRLKGRLYALIIPMVLVISIVFTILGSISFVSNTTSLVRDQMKTNMIFFNFDMDSRYPGSYKKVENDLIKGGESLTGIEEVHVLKKYTGYEYIIFCEQTIIASTIKEVNSDELISSEIIDRVLKQGKLFQERRTIKGINYTCSYEPIVDEQGTPIGMLFMAADRSKHIANIENYLKWTVITTLILLLVAFIAMGIVSTRISRRITSVRKQVDYLKDKDFTYEASSYIQDFADETGDISRSVTQMQKDIRETLVYMSHLADQVDSESAGLSNSSEDMAKVIDNITMTIQGVAEGTVDQATDLVGINEEAHALGNGIAQVISSVDQINQKAEQINEVALKGNEDIKEVMKALRIFGEYFNNYSEKINSFENHMKNIDEIIIVIENISKQTNLLALNAAIEAARAGEMGRGFSVVAEEIRNLAEQSQMATKNIAEIIGNASVETKVLIEGNGEMTAQLEHQDDSLKHMFESFKLITKAVEEIVPQIKSVNEEAHVLERQKESILMRIENSSSIAEEVSASCEEVSAACEEANTSTEEVAQSAMKLKDMINQLKDNVNTFKV; translated from the coding sequence GTGAAATTCAGATTAAATTTGAGATTAAAAGGAAGATTATATGCTTTAATTATACCCATGGTATTAGTCATAAGCATAGTATTTACTATTCTGGGTAGTATTTCATTTGTTTCTAATACAACAAGCTTAGTAAGAGATCAAATGAAAACTAATATGATTTTTTTTAACTTTGACATGGATAGCCGTTATCCTGGATCCTACAAAAAAGTAGAAAATGACTTGATAAAAGGAGGCGAGAGTTTAACAGGCATAGAAGAAGTTCATGTACTAAAGAAATATACAGGATATGAGTATATTATCTTTTGTGAGCAAACTATAATTGCTAGTACTATTAAAGAGGTAAATAGTGATGAACTAATAAGTAGTGAAATTATTGATAGGGTACTAAAGCAAGGAAAATTATTTCAAGAAAGAAGGACAATCAAGGGAATTAATTACACTTGTAGTTATGAGCCTATTGTAGATGAGCAAGGGACGCCTATAGGGATGTTATTTATGGCAGCAGATAGATCGAAGCATATAGCAAATATAGAGAACTATTTGAAGTGGACTGTAATTACCACATTAATTCTGTTATTAGTGGCTTTTATTGCTATGGGAATTGTAAGTACACGTATTAGTAGGCGTATTACAAGTGTACGTAAGCAAGTAGATTACTTAAAAGACAAGGATTTTACATATGAGGCTTCAAGTTATATCCAAGATTTCGCCGATGAAACAGGAGATATTAGCAGAAGTGTTACACAGATGCAAAAAGACATCAGGGAGACTTTAGTTTATATGAGTCATTTGGCAGATCAGGTGGATAGTGAATCAGCAGGATTATCGAATTCTTCAGAAGATATGGCAAAGGTAATAGATAATATCACTATGACCATTCAGGGCGTAGCAGAAGGTACAGTAGATCAAGCTACTGACTTAGTAGGTATTAATGAAGAGGCTCATGCATTAGGGAATGGTATAGCTCAAGTTATTTCTTCCGTAGATCAAATTAATCAAAAAGCAGAACAAATTAATGAAGTGGCTCTCAAAGGTAATGAAGATATAAAAGAGGTAATGAAAGCACTGAGAATCTTTGGGGAATACTTCAACAATTATAGTGAAAAAATTAACTCATTTGAGAATCATATGAAAAATATTGATGAAATTATCATAGTCATTGAAAATATTTCAAAACAAACAAACTTATTAGCTTTAAATGCAGCTATTGAAGCAGCGAGAGCAGGTGAAATGGGAAGAGGATTTAGTGTGGTTGCTGAGGAAATTAGAAACTTAGCGGAGCAAAGTCAAATGGCTACTAAAAATATAGCTGAAATTATTGGTAATGCTTCAGTAGAAACCAAGGTACTTATCGAGGGAAATGGAGAGATGACTGCACAATTAGAACATCAAGATGATAGCTTAAAGCACATGTTTGAGTCATTTAAGTTGATTACTAAAGCAGTGGAGGAAATTGTTCCTCAGATTAAATCAGTTAATGAAGAAGCGCATGTTTTAGAACGACAAAAGGAGAGTATATTAATGCGTATTGAAAATAGTTCTTCTATTGCAGAAGAAGTATCGGCTTCCTGTGAAGAAGTATCAGCAGCTTGTGAAGAAGCAAATACCTCAACAGAAGAAGTGGCACAATCAGCAATGAAGCTTAAAGACATGATTAATCAGTTAAAAGATAACGTGAATACTTTTAAGGTTTAA
- a CDS encoding methyl-accepting chemotaxis protein, translating into MTRKRTVNKSKKMSLHIDLIITLCSILCIIVVATAISMISYNESKKTIKDLTMNHLQQNGREVARSVGREIQIRKQQLENIAALDEVRSMQWNEQQAILIREANAWQYRDLFVAYTDGNVHYAKENAIKYQKEEDFFKLIIKGEPVITEPYIVEDEGVSIITLTTPIKGKEGEIIGILCGSITLDSVNEIIQQVGFGNSGYACIVNNAGELVAHKDMDLVFNRVPFLEQGTYLNELLDQLMAKESGQGEYYFNDGVRYVTYEPLEGTAWSLLVTESKKEQLQPLMRVLWTNIIITLVLIVISSIVISLLIRYYMKNSLERMNKRAKQLGRCELIVDQVAHYPNNDVGEALEVLDEGIKVLHKTMQEIKDTEGAVLESRNEIESMMKGITDEVSHTTSTVENITASLEEVSANLEEMDQVIHNVENSTGQSNRYVEKGVAMAKDIQLQATKLHEETIVSKEQVQQLYMEASGRLGKALEKVKVVEEITTVSNSILAIAEQTDLLALNATIEAARAGEQGRGFAVVANEVKNLAEATGEQVHVIQNNINEVLIAVQDLSSASADMLNILKHQVLDDYENMIRITLKYKEAGNEVKQMVEGIKEKAEEIVDAISYTTHNMGDISNATTHIVGAATDIVASMGSIEKQNQVILTKVNENKEASEALASLTKQFKLY; encoded by the coding sequence ATGACTAGAAAAAGGACAGTAAATAAGAGTAAGAAAATGTCGCTACATATTGATTTGATAATTACGCTATGTAGTATTTTATGTATTATAGTAGTGGCGACAGCTATTTCTATGATTTCTTACAATGAAAGTAAAAAAACAATAAAAGACTTGACGATGAATCACCTACAACAAAATGGTAGAGAAGTAGCAAGGAGCGTAGGACGGGAAATTCAGATAAGAAAACAGCAATTAGAAAATATTGCAGCATTAGATGAGGTACGTTCTATGCAGTGGAATGAGCAACAAGCAATTTTGATTAGAGAAGCTAATGCATGGCAATATCGAGATTTGTTTGTAGCGTATACAGATGGGAATGTGCATTATGCAAAAGAAAATGCTATTAAATATCAAAAGGAAGAGGATTTCTTTAAACTTATCATTAAAGGAGAACCTGTTATTACGGAGCCCTATATTGTAGAAGATGAAGGTGTCAGCATTATTACCTTAACAACACCTATTAAGGGAAAAGAAGGGGAAATAATAGGTATACTTTGTGGAAGTATAACTTTAGATAGTGTTAATGAGATTATACAGCAAGTAGGTTTTGGTAACAGTGGATATGCGTGTATTGTTAATAATGCAGGAGAACTTGTGGCTCATAAGGATATGGACTTAGTATTTAATAGAGTACCATTTCTAGAACAAGGTACCTATTTAAATGAATTACTTGATCAATTAATGGCTAAGGAAAGTGGCCAAGGAGAATATTATTTTAATGATGGGGTGAGATACGTAACCTATGAACCTCTAGAAGGAACTGCTTGGTCTTTGCTTGTTACTGAGTCAAAGAAAGAGCAACTACAGCCTTTAATGCGTGTATTATGGACAAATATTATTATTACGCTTGTTTTGATTGTTATAAGTTCTATTGTGATAAGTTTACTTATACGTTATTATATGAAGAATTCGCTTGAAAGAATGAACAAAAGAGCAAAACAACTAGGTAGATGTGAACTTATAGTAGATCAGGTAGCTCATTATCCTAATAATGATGTAGGTGAGGCGTTAGAAGTATTAGATGAGGGGATCAAGGTCCTTCATAAGACAATGCAAGAGATTAAAGATACAGAAGGTGCAGTACTAGAGAGTAGAAATGAAATAGAAAGTATGATGAAAGGCATTACAGATGAAGTGAGCCATACAACAAGTACAGTAGAGAATATCACAGCAAGCTTAGAAGAAGTATCTGCTAATCTAGAAGAGATGGATCAAGTTATACATAATGTGGAGAATAGTACAGGACAGTCTAATAGATATGTAGAAAAGGGAGTAGCTATGGCAAAGGATATTCAGTTGCAAGCTACCAAATTACATGAAGAGACTATTGTATCTAAAGAGCAGGTACAACAGCTGTATATGGAGGCTAGTGGGAGACTAGGAAAAGCTTTAGAGAAAGTGAAAGTTGTTGAAGAAATTACTACAGTATCTAACAGTATTTTAGCTATTGCGGAGCAGACAGATTTATTAGCTCTAAATGCAACAATAGAAGCAGCACGTGCTGGAGAACAAGGGAGAGGCTTTGCGGTTGTTGCTAATGAAGTGAAAAATCTAGCAGAGGCTACAGGAGAGCAAGTACATGTTATACAGAACAATATTAATGAGGTATTAATAGCTGTACAAGACCTTTCATCGGCTTCAGCAGATATGTTAAATATTCTTAAGCACCAGGTTTTAGATGACTATGAAAATATGATTAGAATTACGCTTAAATATAAAGAAGCAGGTAATGAAGTTAAACAGATGGTAGAAGGAATTAAGGAAAAGGCAGAAGAAATCGTTGATGCAATTTCTTATACGACACATAATATGGGAGACATCTCCAATGCAACTACTCATATTGTAGGAGCAGCAACAGATATTGTTGCAAGCATGGGCAGTATAGAAAAACAAAACCAAGTAATACTAACCAAAGTAAATGAAAATAAAGAAGCATCAGAAGCATTGGCAAGTTTAACAAAACAATTTAAACTGTATTAA
- a CDS encoding DEAD/DEAH box helicase — translation MIIESILFNQLEVSEDIIRAAHDMGFEETTPIQGKAIPIILQGNDIIAQAPTGTGKTCAFGIPAIESVDTTNEKVQVLILCPTRELVIQTTEELSALAKYKRGIRTLPIYGGQQIDRQIIALKKRPQIIVGTPGRIMDHLRRGTLKLEHLKMIILDEADEMLNMGFREDIDVILESVPEERQFVLFSATLAKAILDIANKYQNNPITVNVVHKELTVPTVKQYYLEVRDSNKVEVLSRLIDANNFKLSVVFCNTKRRVDDLCRDLQARGYSAESLHGDMKQLQRDNVMSRFRNGLIDILIATDVAARGIDVDDVDAVFNYDVPSDEEYYVHRIGRTGRAQREGVSYTFAAGKELAKLRDIQRYTKSKIKLIKPPSIEDIQENKLSGIIDDVKAILAEGKLTKYTGFIEKMLEEVGDIEDENYATSLEVAAAFLKMTMDKMVMGASAEYSVEDLAARSNYDTSKIDGDFVRLFINLGRKDELQVSELVKFIASNCNITGKEIGRVDMLDKFSFFEIPKKHLGDIMANLVGESLKGRRVNIEVANRKQDGRDRQMGRSTSRRQENNGERRGDSNRRQDGNRSNYRSRSNDKNNR, via the coding sequence ATGATTATAGAAAGTATATTATTTAACCAACTAGAAGTATCAGAAGACATTATTAGAGCGGCTCATGACATGGGATTTGAGGAAACAACACCTATTCAAGGAAAAGCAATCCCTATTATTTTACAAGGTAATGATATTATTGCACAAGCGCCAACAGGAACTGGTAAAACTTGTGCATTCGGTATTCCAGCAATAGAAAGTGTTGACACTACGAATGAAAAAGTACAGGTGCTTATTCTTTGTCCAACGCGTGAACTTGTTATCCAAACAACTGAAGAGCTTTCAGCTCTTGCTAAATATAAGAGAGGTATACGTACTCTTCCTATCTATGGAGGACAACAAATAGATAGACAGATTATAGCTCTTAAAAAGAGACCTCAAATTATTGTAGGTACTCCAGGTAGAATTATGGATCACCTTAGAAGAGGAACTTTAAAATTAGAACATTTAAAAATGATTATCTTAGATGAAGCAGACGAAATGCTTAACATGGGATTCCGTGAAGATATTGATGTTATTTTAGAAAGTGTACCAGAAGAACGTCAATTTGTACTTTTCTCAGCTACTTTAGCAAAAGCCATTTTAGATATTGCTAACAAATATCAAAATAACCCAATCACTGTTAATGTTGTTCATAAAGAGTTAACAGTACCAACAGTTAAACAATACTATCTGGAAGTAAGAGATAGCAACAAGGTAGAAGTTTTATCTCGTCTAATTGATGCGAATAACTTTAAGCTTTCAGTAGTATTCTGTAACACTAAAAGGCGTGTAGATGATTTATGTAGAGACCTTCAAGCAAGAGGTTATAGTGCAGAATCACTTCACGGAGATATGAAACAACTTCAAAGAGATAATGTTATGTCTCGTTTTAGAAATGGGCTCATTGATATTCTTATAGCGACAGATGTTGCCGCTAGAGGAATTGACGTAGATGATGTAGATGCAGTATTTAACTATGATGTACCAAGTGATGAAGAGTACTATGTACACCGTATTGGTCGTACAGGTCGTGCACAAAGAGAGGGTGTTTCCTATACTTTTGCAGCTGGTAAAGAGTTAGCTAAATTACGTGATATTCAACGTTATACAAAATCAAAAATTAAGCTTATTAAGCCACCTTCAATTGAAGATATTCAAGAAAATAAACTTTCTGGAATTATAGATGATGTAAAAGCTATTTTAGCTGAAGGTAAGCTTACAAAATATACAGGTTTTATTGAAAAGATGCTTGAAGAAGTAGGCGACATTGAGGATGAAAATTACGCAACATCTCTAGAAGTAGCAGCAGCCTTCCTTAAAATGACTATGGATAAAATGGTTATGGGAGCTTCAGCAGAGTATTCAGTAGAAGACTTAGCAGCACGTAGCAATTATGATACAAGCAAAATTGATGGGGACTTTGTACGTTTATTTATTAACCTTGGACGTAAAGACGAACTTCAAGTATCAGAACTTGTTAAATTTATCGCATCTAACTGTAATATTACAGGTAAGGAAATTGGCCGTGTAGATATGCTTGATAAATTCTCATTCTTTGAAATTCCAAAGAAACATCTTGGAGATATTATGGCTAACCTTGTAGGCGAAAGCTTAAAAGGACGAAGAGTGAATATTGAAGTAGCTAATAGAAAACAAGATGGTAGAGATAGACAAATGGGTCGTAGTACATCAAGACGTCAGGAAAACAATGGTGAGAGACGTGGAGATAGTAATAGACGCCAAGATGGAAACCGTTCAAACTACCGTTCTCGTAGTAATGATAAGAATAATAGATAG
- a CDS encoding DUF1836 domain-containing protein, with amino-acid sequence MENKEINKIIETLKLDEVIEPQSIPNLDLYMDQVITLFEEKLAHTKRNEEDKLLTKTMINNYAKDKLLMPAKKKKYTREHIILMILLYEMKQILTISDIKTLFGIIVKEDRVDAKKLEEIYQIYLTLKKKGIDDFKEQVEKVKVSLNQQLEESNLIPLELKQVGELDSELAENIEINEKVKPKIEDMLMVIMLTQRANYYKRLAERIIDEKIKVNEL; translated from the coding sequence GTGGAAAATAAAGAGATTAATAAAATAATAGAGACCTTAAAATTAGATGAAGTAATAGAACCTCAAAGCATTCCTAACTTAGATTTGTATATGGATCAAGTCATTACACTTTTCGAAGAAAAATTGGCACATACGAAAAGGAATGAAGAAGATAAACTACTGACAAAAACCATGATTAATAATTATGCAAAGGATAAACTTCTTATGCCTGCTAAGAAGAAAAAGTATACAAGGGAACACATTATACTTATGATCCTTTTATATGAAATGAAGCAAATCTTAACTATTTCAGATATCAAGACTTTATTTGGCATTATTGTTAAAGAAGACCGAGTTGATGCCAAAAAGCTTGAAGAGATATACCAAATTTATTTAACCCTTAAAAAGAAGGGGATTGATGACTTTAAAGAGCAAGTAGAGAAGGTTAAAGTTAGTTTAAATCAGCAATTAGAAGAATCTAACTTAATCCCACTGGAACTTAAGCAAGTGGGAGAATTAGATAGTGAATTAGCTGAGAACATAGAGATAAATGAAAAAGTAAAGCCTAAAATAGAAGATATGCTTATGGTTATTATGCTTACACAAAGAGCAAATTATTATAAAAGATTAGCAGAAAGAATAATAGATGAAAAAATTAAAGTAAATGAGTTGTAA
- a CDS encoding sulfide/dihydroorotate dehydrogenase-like FAD/NAD-binding protein, with amino-acid sequence MYKIVKKRVLNPTVVLMDIAAPAIAKKAEPGQFIILRVDEEGERIPLTIADFNRENGTVTIIFQIVGKTTQALSELEEGQFICDFVGPLGVASHVEGLKKVAVIGGGVGSAIAYPVAKKLHNLGAKVDVIVGFRNKDLLILEEEFKAASDRLFIMTDDGSYGEKGLVTAALEKLIKEGNEYDEVIAIGPLVMMKFVAQLTKQYGIKTVVSMNPIMIDGTGMCGGCRLTVGGKVKFACVDGPDFDGHEVDFDEAISRSSMYKDFEKHALEHHCNLMEVK; translated from the coding sequence ATGTATAAGATTGTTAAAAAGCGTGTGCTTAATCCTACAGTCGTACTTATGGATATTGCAGCACCAGCTATTGCTAAAAAAGCAGAACCAGGGCAATTTATTATTTTAAGAGTAGATGAAGAGGGAGAACGTATTCCTTTAACAATCGCAGATTTTAACCGTGAAAACGGGACAGTAACCATTATTTTTCAGATTGTAGGAAAAACAACCCAAGCTCTAAGTGAACTTGAAGAAGGCCAATTCATTTGTGACTTTGTAGGACCATTAGGAGTAGCTTCTCATGTCGAAGGCCTTAAAAAAGTAGCTGTTATTGGTGGAGGAGTAGGCTCTGCTATTGCATATCCAGTTGCTAAGAAATTACATAACTTGGGAGCTAAAGTTGATGTTATTGTTGGTTTTAGAAATAAAGACTTACTTATTCTAGAAGAGGAGTTCAAAGCTGCAAGTGATCGTCTGTTTATTATGACAGATGATGGTTCCTATGGAGAAAAGGGCCTTGTAACAGCAGCTCTTGAAAAATTGATTAAAGAAGGTAATGAATATGATGAAGTCATTGCTATTGGACCTTTAGTCATGATGAAATTTGTAGCACAGCTTACTAAACAATATGGTATAAAGACTGTAGTGAGTATGAACCCTATTATGATTGATGGTACAGGTATGTGTGGTGGTTGTCGTTTAACAGTAGGCGGCAAAGTGAAGTTTGCTTGTGTAGATGGACCAGATTTTGATGGCCATGAAGTAGACTTTGATGAAGCTATTTCTAGATCTAGCATGTATAAAGACTTTGAAAAACATGCACTAGAACATCACTGTAATCTAATGGAGGTGAAATAA